One Halarcobacter ebronensis genomic window carries:
- a CDS encoding TnsA endonuclease N-terminal domain-containing protein: MERACYLSLEFDDSVFAYYEQPQIEIDFRNRHLTYSLDCYIQRTKESGLQDKIIEVKHSNELEKNKEYFEEKFEATKVFTKENDLKFDVFTELSYSKVYIENLDFLYRYMENPIEHKYENEILDVLKDTTKLTAFDLVQRITSNPKEYAMISNNIWSLVSNGKLKSDLFSSELTMKSFVELNHG, from the coding sequence TTGGAAAGAGCCTGCTATCTATCTCTAGAATTTGATGATAGTGTTTTTGCATATTATGAACAACCTCAAATTGAAATTGATTTTAGAAATAGACATTTGACATATAGTTTAGACTGCTATATTCAAAGGACAAAAGAATCAGGTTTACAAGATAAAATTATCGAAGTGAAGCATTCAAATGAACTTGAAAAAAATAAAGAATATTTTGAAGAAAAGTTTGAAGCTACAAAAGTGTTTACAAAAGAAAATGATTTAAAATTTGATGTATTTACTGAACTTTCATATAGTAAAGTATATATAGAAAATTTAGATTTTTTATATAGGTATATGGAAAATCCAATTGAGCATAAATATGAAAATGAAATATTAGATGTTCTTAAAGACACTACAAAACTAACTGCTTTTGATTTAGTCCAAAGAATTACATCTAATCCAAAAGAATATGCAATGATATCTAATAACATTTGGTCATTAGTTTCAAATGGTAAATTAAAATCAGATCTATTTAGTAGTGAACTTACTATGAAATCTTTTGTGGAGTTAAACCATGGCTAA
- a CDS encoding N-6 DNA methylase, whose protein sequence is MLKYLEKTSEHLEKVSSKMTKMIAYKQFFTPSEYSNIMINHLEMSEPIKVIDLAMGECSLLIEAQKKWSTSEFFGNDIDIECCQKVKDQQLKIKCFNKDIFSFNELETILTKVGEVDLCIGNPPFYLVKQNDDTKKILATYHLNSFSKTKTIPAEVIFILQSLRILKNNGVLSLILPDGFFVNKYLEVFRKFLIENYTILNVIELPRNIFEKTDAKTHILTLKNDRPLLKKIKLINQITNHEIYISNTQAIKRMDYSFYKYLNNKKEFKQLNEYDIEFIRGKSRYLLKEFKESHILHTTNFRKGLVFRSRLKKTNQLLKFQDKIAKENDIIFARVGSSCVGKVGLVKSGYFIATDCVFIIRIDNNELRNRVYESLTSEEGQLWIKSHSKGVAARHITLEDIKKFPLFL, encoded by the coding sequence ATGTTAAAATATTTAGAAAAAACATCAGAGCATTTAGAAAAGGTTTCATCAAAAATGACAAAAATGATTGCATATAAACAATTTTTTACGCCAAGTGAATATAGTAATATTATGATTAATCATTTAGAGATGAGTGAACCGATTAAAGTGATTGATTTAGCAATGGGGGAATGTTCTTTATTGATTGAAGCTCAAAAAAAATGGTCTACCTCTGAATTTTTTGGGAATGATATCGATATAGAATGTTGTCAAAAGGTTAAGGATCAACAATTAAAAATAAAATGTTTTAACAAAGATATCTTTAGTTTTAACGAACTTGAAACTATATTAACCAAAGTAGGAGAAGTAGATTTATGCATAGGTAATCCTCCTTTCTATTTAGTTAAACAAAATGATGATACAAAAAAGATATTAGCTACGTATCATTTAAACTCTTTTTCAAAGACAAAAACAATTCCTGCAGAAGTAATATTTATTTTACAATCTTTAAGAATTTTAAAAAATAATGGTGTATTATCTCTTATCCTTCCTGATGGTTTTTTTGTAAATAAATATTTAGAAGTTTTTAGAAAATTCTTAATAGAAAACTATACTATATTAAATGTGATAGAATTACCTAGAAATATATTTGAAAAAACTGATGCAAAAACACATATTTTAACATTAAAAAATGATAGACCTTTATTAAAAAAAATAAAATTAATAAATCAAATAACTAATCATGAAATATATATTTCAAACACTCAAGCCATAAAAAGAATGGATTATAGTTTTTATAAATATTTAAATAATAAAAAAGAATTTAAACAATTAAATGAATATGATATAGAGTTTATTAGAGGTAAATCAAGATATCTGCTAAAAGAATTTAAAGAAAGTCATATCCTTCATACAACTAATTTTAGGAAAGGATTAGTATTTAGATCTAGATTAAAAAAAACGAATCAATTATTAAAATTTCAAGACAAAATTGCTAAAGAAAATGACATAATTTTTGCTCGTGTAGGCTCGAGTTGTGTGGGAAAAGTAGGTTTAGTTAAATCTGGATATTTTATAGCTACTGATTGTGTATTTATAATAAGAATAGACAATAATGAATTACGAAATAGAGTTTATGAATCTTTAACTTCAGAAGAGGGGCAATTATGGATAAAATCTCATTCTAAAGGCGTTGCAGCGAGACATATTACTCTAGAAGATATAAAGAAATTTCCCCTTTTCTTATAA
- a CDS encoding class I SAM-dependent DNA methyltransferase gives MKPEEIGKAYNQITHIWDSEEFDMNNGITQHKKAISFVKNRGNALDIGCGCTGRFIQLLINEGFIPTGLDVSDKMLNIAQKKHPNVQFIQADICQYKFSKKYDFITAWDSIWHIPLSEQQNVLYKIIEGLNVGGVFIFSFGGTAKEGSHTDNFMGPEVYYSSLGLNGFIKSFIELGCIIRHLEFDQYPEVHTYLVVEKI, from the coding sequence ATGAAACCAGAAGAAATTGGAAAAGCATATAATCAGATTACTCACATTTGGGATAGTGAAGAATTTGATATGAATAATGGCATTACTCAGCACAAAAAAGCAATAAGTTTTGTCAAAAATCGTGGTAATGCTCTAGATATAGGTTGTGGCTGTACTGGTCGATTTATCCAATTACTCATAAATGAAGGTTTCATACCTACAGGTTTGGATGTTTCAGACAAAATGCTAAATATTGCACAAAAGAAACATCCAAATGTTCAATTTATACAAGCTGATATTTGCCAATATAAGTTCTCTAAAAAGTATGACTTTATAACTGCATGGGACAGTATTTGGCATATTCCTCTATCAGAACAGCAAAATGTTCTTTATAAAATCATTGAAGGTCTTAATGTTGGAGGAGTATTTATATTTTCATTTGGTGGTACTGCAAAAGAAGGCTCTCATACGGACAATTTTATGGGACCAGAAGTTTATTATTCATCGCTTGGTTTAAATGGTTTTATAAAATCATTCATTGAACTAGGATGTATTATTAGACATTTAGAGTTTGATCAATACCCAGAAGTTCATACTTACCTTGTAGTAGAAAAAATCTAA
- a CDS encoding HEAT repeat domain-containing protein: MKIKLNMTIKFFVVVSVVLFIQGCSMKIDVPLKDYEQSNNSYDVVSDKTAVKEAVFKNDMDEGKRSLTGRFVDILFLKKDQKDFNRYAFIKKALDSELKARNLPLDIVDDAENSMSLDNFELFTHRVSAFSPMVTFSMLNVKVTIDGKTKSFNSVVKRGELPAIYITEVFDSCFNEPIMIMVREIVAKINKEYFHYKMSDKKVDEIVKKINDGIKNTDKLNYINIYELGFSNNPKALDTLIAFSSNSDEYLRLASISMLGLLGGESQFDLLVKKYRESKLWQDRALALKAINDIDTPESKEFIKLEYNLWKSTDSKEGKWNTLLIGSYLND; encoded by the coding sequence ATGAAAATTAAGTTGAATATGACAATAAAATTTTTTGTTGTTGTAAGTGTTGTATTGTTTATACAAGGTTGCTCTATGAAAATAGATGTACCACTCAAAGATTATGAACAATCAAACAATAGTTATGATGTGGTGTCAGATAAAACTGCTGTAAAAGAGGCAGTTTTTAAAAATGATATGGATGAGGGAAAAAGAAGTTTAACGGGTCGTTTTGTAGATATTCTTTTTTTAAAAAAAGACCAAAAAGATTTTAATAGATATGCTTTTATTAAAAAAGCTTTGGATAGTGAGCTAAAAGCTAGAAACCTACCTTTAGATATTGTAGATGATGCTGAAAATAGTATGTCATTGGATAATTTTGAGCTTTTTACACATAGAGTTTCTGCTTTCAGTCCTATGGTGACTTTTTCAATGTTAAACGTTAAAGTAACAATAGATGGAAAAACAAAAAGTTTTAACTCAGTAGTTAAAAGAGGGGAACTTCCTGCTATATATATTACTGAAGTGTTTGACTCTTGTTTTAATGAACCAATTATGATTATGGTTAGAGAGATAGTTGCAAAGATAAATAAAGAATACTTCCACTATAAAATGAGTGATAAAAAAGTTGATGAAATAGTAAAAAAAATAAATGATGGAATAAAAAATACTGATAAGCTAAACTATATAAATATATATGAACTAGGTTTTTCAAATAATCCCAAAGCTTTAGATACTTTAATTGCTTTTTCTTCAAATAGTGATGAGTATTTGAGACTTGCTTCAATTTCAATGTTGGGACTTCTTGGAGGGGAGAGTCAATTTGATCTTTTAGTTAAAAAGTATAGAGAATCAAAGTTATGGCAAGATAGAGCTCTTGCATTAAAAGCGATAAACGATATTGATACACCAGAGTCAAAAGAGTTTATTAAACTTGAGTATAATTTATGGAAGAGTACTGACTCAAAAGAAGGTAAATGGAATACTCTACTTATAGGGAGTTATTTAAATGACTAA
- a CDS encoding uroporphyrinogen-III synthase: MKNEKTLFYNLNLLYFEYDAFQNKFIRDKSVSKNIFFKEFIRLTFELSKNRIKFIVDENSDIVIAPRDTFLSHLNQRIKNFIFDLRSKRKNIYILSNKHIKYAKNIPVIKTKLIVEELDLSNYNALIFTSPRGIKHLDSINKQWKKIPSYAISTETAKEIKNLGGKLAFIGKEKNSYGFAMEIKNELIGKNAAYIGAKEVLCNLENFINCKYIPIYETLSESLKGEINLPDNSIIIFSSPSTIKYFFKNIQWKNSFKAISIGSTTAKYFPQKIKPIVADNTTLQSCVLKALSL, from the coding sequence ATGAAAAATGAGAAAACACTATTTTACAATTTAAATCTATTATATTTTGAGTATGATGCCTTTCAAAATAAATTTATAAGAGACAAAAGTGTTAGTAAAAATATATTCTTTAAAGAGTTTATTAGACTAACATTTGAATTATCAAAAAATAGAATCAAGTTTATTGTTGATGAGAATTCAGATATTGTAATAGCACCTAGGGATACTTTTTTATCACACTTAAATCAAAGAATAAAGAACTTTATTTTTGATCTAAGAAGTAAAAGAAAAAATATCTATATACTTAGTAACAAACATATAAAGTATGCAAAAAATATACCTGTAATAAAAACCAAATTAATTGTAGAAGAGCTTGATTTAAGTAATTATAATGCTTTGATTTTTACATCTCCTCGTGGTATAAAACATTTGGATAGTATAAATAAACAGTGGAAAAAAATCCCCTCTTATGCAATTTCAACAGAAACAGCAAAAGAGATAAAAAATCTTGGCGGAAAACTAGCTTTTATTGGTAAAGAGAAAAACAGCTATGGTTTTGCAATGGAGATAAAAAACGAACTTATAGGCAAAAATGCTGCATATATAGGAGCAAAAGAGGTATTATGCAATTTAGAAAATTTTATAAATTGTAAATATATTCCAATCTATGAGACCTTAAGTGAAAGTTTAAAAGGGGAAATAAATCTTCCTGATAATTCAATTATTATCTTCTCTTCACCCTCTACAATCAAATATTTTTTTAAAAATATTCAGTGGAAAAATAGTTTCAAAGCAATAAGTATAGGAAGTACCACTGCAAAATATTTCCCACAAAAGATAAAACCAATAGTTGCAGATAATACAACCCTTCAAAGTTGTGTTTTAAAAGCACTATCCCTTTGA
- a CDS encoding cation:proton antiporter, protein MTNSEILTSTLYLFTVATLLVALSKKLGLGSILGLLIAGIIVGPHSIGPILTKEVESVRHITEFGVVLLLFVIGLEMQPKKLWSMRKEVFGLGSAQILLSGFFIFLYSIFYTSSWHVSLLVGLTFALSSTAFVMQILQEKGELYSPMGKSSFAILLMQDLAVVPLLALVPILAEKGSLTDGHSIWQQFLIAIGSIVALTVFAKYIVPKLLDFLARNKNRDAFFFSVILSVVFAAWTMEHAGLSMALGAFIMGMMLSNSQYHYQIQASVEPYKGLLMTLFFVAVGMSIDLNAMLDNPFVLLQHLIVIMGIKIVVLFAIMLYMGYNRSTAVSVSFLLAQSGEFGFVLFGAAKALGVISDELFVAAITIISFSMLLTPLVVNLSEKLAQKLDTTPIEIKSAYVPEDSWEGVIIAGYGRVGRLVGTMLQQANVPFVAFDMDIERVELGQKEGRQVYYGELSNLDFIAQIGLDKAKVVIVTVDNHHSAAKIVSHIRTLHPTLRILSRTNNMKTRDLLLKHGASWAMPESSEGSLRLGAEALHSLGRSREEVIELLTFFRKDDYETIRRLHDGINGNIK, encoded by the coding sequence ATGACAAATAGTGAAATACTAACCTCAACTCTATATCTATTTACTGTTGCCACTTTGCTTGTTGCTCTTTCTAAAAAACTTGGTCTTGGCAGTATTTTAGGTCTTTTAATAGCTGGTATCATTGTAGGTCCCCACTCAATTGGTCCAATTTTGACAAAAGAGGTAGAGTCAGTTCGTCATATTACAGAGTTTGGTGTTGTTTTACTTCTTTTTGTAATTGGCTTAGAGATGCAACCAAAAAAACTTTGGAGTATGAGAAAAGAGGTTTTTGGTTTAGGAAGTGCACAAATTCTTCTCTCTGGTTTTTTTATTTTTTTATATTCAATCTTTTATACATCATCTTGGCATGTTTCACTTTTGGTTGGTCTTACTTTTGCTCTATCATCAACAGCTTTTGTTATGCAAATTTTGCAAGAGAAAGGGGAACTTTATTCTCCAATGGGAAAAAGTAGTTTTGCAATTTTATTAATGCAAGATCTTGCAGTTGTTCCTTTGTTGGCTCTTGTACCTATTTTAGCAGAGAAAGGAAGTTTAACAGATGGACACTCAATTTGGCAACAGTTTTTAATTGCAATTGGTTCTATTGTTGCATTAACTGTTTTTGCAAAATATATTGTTCCAAAACTTTTAGATTTTTTAGCAAGAAATAAAAATAGAGATGCCTTTTTCTTCTCTGTTATTTTAAGTGTTGTTTTTGCTGCTTGGACAATGGAGCATGCAGGTTTGTCTATGGCATTGGGAGCTTTTATTATGGGGATGATGCTTTCAAATTCGCAATATCACTACCAAATACAAGCAAGTGTGGAACCCTATAAAGGTCTTTTAATGACACTATTTTTTGTTGCTGTTGGGATGTCTATTGACTTAAATGCAATGTTAGATAACCCTTTTGTTTTATTACAACACCTAATAGTAATAATGGGTATAAAAATAGTAGTTCTTTTTGCAATTATGCTTTATATGGGATATAACCGTTCAACTGCAGTCTCTGTCTCTTTTTTATTGGCTCAAAGTGGAGAGTTTGGTTTTGTACTATTTGGTGCAGCAAAAGCTTTAGGGGTAATAAGTGATGAACTTTTTGTTGCAGCAATAACTATTATCTCTTTTAGTATGCTTCTAACCCCTTTAGTTGTAAATTTAAGTGAGAAACTTGCACAAAAACTTGACACAACTCCAATAGAGATTAAATCTGCCTATGTTCCTGAAGATTCATGGGAAGGGGTTATAATTGCGGGATATGGGAGAGTAGGAAGATTAGTTGGAACTATGCTTCAACAGGCAAATGTCCCTTTTGTAGCTTTTGATATGGATATTGAAAGAGTTGAATTAGGACAAAAAGAGGGAAGACAAGTCTATTATGGAGAGTTAAGCAATCTAGATTTTATCGCTCAAATTGGTTTAGATAAAGCAAAAGTTGTAATTGTAACAGTTGATAATCACCATAGTGCAGCAAAAATTGTTTCACATATTAGAACTTTACACCCAACACTACGTATTTTATCAAGAACGAATAATATGAAAACAAGAGATTTACTTCTTAAACATGGAGCTTCATGGGCAATGCCAGAATCATCCGAGGGAAGTTTACGACTTGGTGCAGAAGCACTTCATAGTTTAGGTCGTTCTAGAGAAGAGGTAATTGAACTACTTACATTTTTTAGAAAAGATGATTATGAAACCATAAGAAGATTGCATGATGGAATCAACGGTAATATAAAATAG
- the ccoG gene encoding cytochrome c oxidase accessory protein CcoG produces the protein MEAQIEEEINSSPYRIKRYYAYILATIVSLVVPFITINGNHIFLLSFDKKQLHLMGVAFDMQELYLMPFLLMLLFLGIFAVTAIGGRAWCGWTCPQTIFRVVYRDLIESKLLGLRRIKNKQKEPDWKKPENASKRVIAIIIWSLLSIIAAADFMWYFVPPEDFFAYLQNPAEHWFLIGFVLIIAAFLVYDVVFMKENFCVYICPYSRVQSVLYDDDTYQAIYSTKRGGHIYNEQKDKIVFKQKDLTDPNNECTACESCVTVCPTHIDIRKGLQLECINCLECVDACTTVMGKLGKPSLVQWTSTRDIEKGEPTKIVRKSTIMYTVALIVIIGVLFVMGGEKEHMLLNVNKTTQLYKIKEGNVVSNNFLFLFQNTDSKTHTYNLEVIDHPDIKIERFSPFKLSPKKMAKKVVILQTEKILVTNATKDTPITVTIRAYAVDEPEKISVLRKAVFIYPRADKLNK, from the coding sequence ATGGAAGCACAAATTGAAGAGGAGATAAATAGTTCTCCTTACCGTATTAAACGATATTATGCATATATATTAGCAACTATCGTATCTTTAGTTGTTCCTTTTATTACAATAAATGGAAATCACATCTTTTTATTATCATTTGATAAAAAACAACTACACTTAATGGGTGTTGCATTTGATATGCAAGAACTGTATCTAATGCCTTTTTTACTAATGCTATTATTCTTGGGTATTTTTGCAGTAACAGCAATTGGTGGTAGAGCATGGTGTGGATGGACCTGTCCACAGACAATCTTTAGGGTTGTTTATAGGGATTTAATAGAGAGTAAACTTTTAGGTCTAAGAAGAATTAAAAATAAACAAAAAGAGCCAGACTGGAAAAAACCAGAAAATGCTTCAAAAAGAGTTATAGCAATTATCATTTGGTCACTTTTATCAATTATTGCAGCAGCTGATTTTATGTGGTATTTTGTTCCACCAGAAGACTTTTTTGCATATTTACAAAATCCAGCGGAACACTGGTTTCTAATTGGTTTTGTTCTTATAATTGCAGCATTTTTAGTTTATGATGTTGTATTTATGAAAGAGAACTTCTGTGTATATATTTGTCCATATTCAAGGGTACAATCAGTTCTTTATGATGATGATACTTATCAAGCAATCTACTCTACAAAAAGGGGTGGACATATATATAATGAGCAAAAAGACAAAATTGTATTCAAACAAAAAGATTTAACAGATCCAAATAATGAATGTACTGCTTGTGAATCATGTGTTACAGTATGTCCAACTCATATTGATATTAGAAAAGGTCTTCAACTTGAATGCATAAACTGCTTAGAGTGTGTTGACGCATGTACAACTGTTATGGGTAAATTAGGGAAACCTTCACTTGTACAATGGACAAGTACAAGGGATATTGAAAAAGGTGAACCTACTAAAATTGTTAGAAAATCTACAATCATGTACACTGTTGCGCTTATTGTTATTATTGGTGTACTTTTTGTTATGGGTGGGGAAAAAGAGCATATGTTGTTAAATGTTAATAAAACAACACAACTTTATAAAATAAAAGAAGGTAATGTTGTATCAAATAACTTTTTATTCCTTTTTCAAAATACAGATTCAAAAACTCATACTTATAATTTGGAAGTTATAGACCATCCAGATATTAAAATTGAAAGATTTTCACCTTTTAAATTGAGTCCTAAAAAAATGGCAAAAAAAGTTGTAATACTACAAACTGAAAAAATTTTAGTTACTAATGCAACTAAAGATACCCCTATAACTGTTACAATTAGAGCTTATGCAGTAGATGAACCAGAAAAAATTTCTGTTTTAAGAAAAGCTGTATTTATCTATCCAAGAGCAGATAAGTTAAACAAATAG
- a CDS encoding CTP synthase encodes MVKTKFIFVTGGVLSSLGKGITSASIATILKQSGFNVSMLKIDPYLNVDPGTMSPLEHGEVFVTADGAETDLDLGNYERFIDKTLTAKNSFTTGQVYQSVIRREREGGYLGKTIQVIPHVVDEIKARIYKAAEDNDFLIIELGGTVGDIEGLPFMESIRAMRHELPKSHTMNIHVSLVPYIKAAGELKTKPTQHSVQELRRIGITPHLLVCRTEKPLPKNLKDKLALSCDVDKSAVIEAGDAQSIYQVPLHFIKEGILTPLSDHLNVKLKPNMEKWDTLVKNILVPQDEVTIAFVGKYLDLKESYKSLIEALIHAGAHLNTKVNITWCDSQRIEDCGAYEVIGNADGILVAGGFGHRGVLGKLEAIKYARENKIPYLGICLGMQLAIIEYARNILGIEKANSIEFDPETPEPIIYLIDEFIDQSGNKQVRTHKSPMGGTMRLGEYPFEPLKGSKLQKAYGKEEVYYERHRHRYEANPAYKERLEAAGMIITGQSNGLIEAVEIKDHPWFVGVQFHPEFTSHLETPNPIILEFVKQANQSH; translated from the coding sequence ATGGTCAAGACTAAATTTATATTTGTTACAGGTGGGGTACTAAGCTCACTAGGGAAAGGTATCACATCAGCATCAATTGCAACTATCTTAAAACAATCAGGTTTTAATGTTTCAATGCTTAAGATTGATCCATATCTAAATGTTGACCCAGGGACAATGAGCCCACTAGAGCATGGAGAAGTTTTTGTTACAGCTGATGGAGCAGAAACAGATTTAGATTTAGGAAACTATGAGAGATTTATCGATAAAACATTAACAGCAAAAAACTCTTTTACAACAGGTCAAGTTTATCAAAGTGTAATTAGAAGGGAAAGAGAAGGTGGATATTTGGGTAAAACTATCCAAGTAATCCCTCATGTAGTTGATGAGATTAAAGCTAGAATTTATAAAGCTGCTGAAGATAACGATTTTTTAATTATTGAACTTGGTGGAACAGTTGGGGATATTGAAGGGCTTCCTTTTATGGAGTCAATTAGAGCAATGAGACATGAACTACCAAAATCTCACACAATGAATATTCATGTGAGTTTAGTTCCATATATTAAAGCAGCAGGTGAATTAAAAACAAAACCAACTCAACACTCAGTTCAAGAGCTTAGAAGAATTGGTATCACTCCACATTTACTTGTATGTAGAACAGAAAAACCTTTACCAAAAAATTTAAAAGACAAACTTGCACTTTCATGTGATGTTGATAAAAGTGCGGTAATTGAAGCTGGAGATGCACAATCAATTTATCAAGTACCACTTCATTTTATAAAAGAGGGGATTTTAACTCCACTATCTGATCATTTAAATGTAAAACTAAAACCAAATATGGAAAAATGGGATACTTTAGTTAAAAACATTCTTGTACCTCAAGATGAAGTTACTATCGCTTTTGTTGGGAAATATCTTGATTTAAAAGAGTCTTATAAATCTCTTATTGAAGCACTTATTCATGCAGGGGCACACCTTAATACAAAAGTAAATATTACTTGGTGTGATTCACAAAGAATTGAAGATTGTGGAGCTTATGAGGTTATTGGAAATGCAGATGGAATTTTAGTTGCAGGTGGATTTGGGCACAGAGGTGTTTTAGGAAAACTTGAAGCGATTAAATATGCTAGAGAAAATAAAATACCATATCTTGGAATCTGTCTTGGTATGCAACTTGCTATTATTGAGTATGCAAGAAATATTCTTGGAATTGAAAAAGCAAACTCAATTGAGTTTGATCCTGAAACACCTGAACCTATTATCTATTTAATTGATGAATTTATTGACCAAAGTGGAAATAAACAAGTAAGAACTCATAAATCACCAATGGGTGGTACAATGAGACTTGGGGAATACCCTTTTGAACCTCTAAAAGGGAGTAAGTTACAAAAAGCTTACGGGAAAGAGGAAGTTTATTATGAAAGACATAGACATAGATATGAAGCAAACCCTGCATATAAAGAGAGACTTGAAGCAGCTGGTATGATAATAACAGGACAATCAAATGGTCTTATTGAAGCAGTTGAAATAAAAGATCATCCTTGGTTTGTGGGTGTTCAGTTTCACCCAGAGTTTACTTCACACTTGGAGACACCAAACCCTATAATCTTAGAGTTTGTAAAACAAGCTAATCAAAGTCATTAA